The following coding sequences are from one Elusimicrobiota bacterium window:
- a CDS encoding DUF1189 family protein has protein sequence MKKYYLPEVLWLSFYSKDLYRSVGRIWRARGLAYLVLLVVLITLPVFLQFHRTFNERLETIQSEFSRQLPQITLLKGEIRTPESKPYEIRFGGDTANWILIDPTGKTASLSQTTATILVTQKEVLLRMSPGKTRVFSLSNIEDQTIDRDHMVEWINLIKKWSPVFFYPILFVMEFGVRLLQAALLALAGRFMVRQMGKSLDFLSVLNIALVSLSPALMIQTFLVDTLGGVNSNGLLMFFLSLGYFVFALNAATNVPNGEA, from the coding sequence GTGAAAAAATATTATTTACCGGAAGTTTTGTGGCTTTCCTTTTATTCGAAAGACCTCTATCGATCGGTCGGCCGGATCTGGCGGGCGCGAGGGCTGGCCTATCTGGTCCTATTGGTTGTTCTCATTACGTTACCGGTTTTCCTTCAATTCCACCGAACATTTAATGAAAGGCTTGAAACCATTCAATCAGAGTTCAGCCGGCAACTCCCTCAAATCACCCTCCTGAAAGGCGAAATACGCACCCCGGAATCCAAGCCCTACGAAATCCGTTTCGGGGGAGACACGGCGAATTGGATCCTGATTGACCCGACGGGGAAAACCGCGTCACTTTCTCAAACAACGGCAACCATTCTTGTCACTCAGAAAGAAGTACTCCTCCGGATGTCTCCCGGAAAGACGCGCGTTTTCTCCCTGTCCAATATCGAAGACCAAACCATCGATCGGGATCACATGGTCGAGTGGATCAATCTGATCAAAAAATGGTCTCCTGTATTTTTCTACCCCATTCTTTTCGTCATGGAATTCGGGGTGAGGCTTTTGCAGGCGGCGCTGCTGGCTTTAGCCGGACGCTTTATGGTTCGCCAGATGGGGAAATCACTCGATTTCCTTTCCGTGCTGAATATCGCCCTGGTGTCCCTTTCTCCGGCACTGATGATTCAGACTTTCTTGGTTGACACTTTGGGAGGGGTTAATTCCAACGGCCTACTGATGTTCTTTCTATCTTTGGGTTATTTTGTCTTTGCGCTGAACGCGGCAACGAATGTTCCCAACGGTGAGGCATGA
- a CDS encoding zinc-binding dehydrogenase, with translation MRAIVLERFDPPSLQVRRLPLPVLHRGQVLVKIAAAPINPSDLIFLRNQYGIQKPLPVVPGFEGSGTVVAAKGGFYTHWLVGRRVACRAPEDGNGTWAEYMACQADRCIPLKSFVALEEGATLVVNPMTAWCLLDRIRRERHRAFIQSAAASALGRMISRLSRRYGLKSIHIVRRREQADLLRREGAACVLDSSEPGFEESLHRICREVGATIALDAVGGELTAQMARSLPRCSKVVVYGVLSGEACQINPSDLIFSGKQLTGFWLSEAIKRMGWFARLGMIMDVQRLLKKELRTDVQARFPLEKIQEAIDFYKKNRTRGKVLLVP, from the coding sequence ATGCGAGCGATTGTTTTGGAACGTTTTGATCCCCCCTCTCTTCAGGTCAGGAGACTTCCCCTCCCGGTTCTCCATCGTGGACAGGTTCTCGTTAAAATAGCGGCGGCTCCTATTAATCCCTCGGATTTGATTTTCCTGCGCAACCAGTATGGGATTCAAAAACCGCTGCCGGTTGTCCCGGGGTTTGAGGGAAGCGGCACCGTTGTGGCGGCCAAGGGCGGGTTCTATACGCATTGGCTTGTGGGGCGGCGTGTGGCCTGTCGTGCGCCCGAGGACGGGAATGGTACGTGGGCCGAGTACATGGCCTGCCAAGCCGACCGATGCATCCCGCTCAAATCCTTTGTAGCCCTTGAAGAAGGCGCTACCCTGGTTGTGAATCCTATGACGGCCTGGTGTTTGCTGGACCGTATCCGCCGCGAGCGCCATCGCGCATTTATCCAAAGCGCGGCGGCCAGCGCGTTGGGCCGCATGATTTCGCGCCTGAGCCGTCGTTATGGTTTGAAGAGCATCCATATTGTCCGGCGGCGTGAGCAGGCGGATCTTCTGAGGCGGGAAGGCGCGGCCTGCGTTTTGGATTCCAGTGAGCCGGGATTTGAAGAGTCACTGCACCGGATCTGCCGGGAGGTAGGTGCGACCATCGCCCTGGATGCGGTGGGCGGAGAATTGACTGCTCAGATGGCGCGCAGCCTTCCGCGTTGCTCAAAAGTCGTGGTGTATGGCGTTCTCTCCGGAGAAGCCTGTCAGATCAACCCGAGCGATCTGATCTTTTCCGGTAAGCAACTGACCGGCTTCTGGCTTTCAGAAGCCATCAAGCGGATGGGATGGTTTGCGCGCCTGGGGATGATAATGGATGTTCAGCGCCTTCTGAAGAAGGAACTACGCACCGATGTGCAGGCCCGTTTTCCCCTCGAAAAAATCCAGGAAGCCATCGACTTCTACAAAAAGAACCGAACCCGTGGAAAAGTGTTGCTGGTGCCCTGA
- a CDS encoding AAA family ATPase, with the protein METLIRFLQPPQKSFFLMGPRGTGKSTWAQTVFEDSVRIDLLDPETFRSYHAKPERLKEVVYGSPSRKTIIVDEIQKIPALLPVVHALIEEKQGRQFVLTGSSARKLKRTGADLLAGRALLQTLHPFLAAELGKRFDFERALQQGLLPLVWFASQPEETLKAYAALYLREEVQMEGLVRNIGHFSRFLEAISFSHASVLSVSNVARECEVERKVVEGYVGILEDLLLAFRLPVFTKRAKREMSTHPKFYFFDAGVFRSLRPKGPLDSPHEIDGHALEGLVAQHLRSWIAYRHEDTTLSFWRTRSGAEIDFVLYGPHGFWGIEVKNSSRVRDEDLRGLKAFGEEYPEAKTLFLYRGKERLKKGAILCVPCEEFLRQLNPQKTLDGGL; encoded by the coding sequence ATGGAAACATTGATTCGTTTTCTCCAGCCGCCCCAGAAGAGTTTTTTCCTTATGGGACCTCGTGGAACAGGAAAATCCACTTGGGCTCAAACGGTCTTTGAGGACAGCGTGCGGATTGACCTGCTCGATCCTGAGACTTTTCGAAGTTATCATGCCAAGCCGGAACGCTTGAAAGAGGTGGTGTACGGTTCCCCTTCCAGGAAAACGATCATCGTTGATGAGATCCAAAAGATTCCAGCGCTTTTGCCGGTGGTACATGCGTTGATTGAAGAAAAACAAGGGCGGCAGTTTGTGTTAACGGGGTCCAGCGCGCGCAAATTGAAACGCACGGGAGCAGATCTTTTGGCTGGACGCGCACTTCTTCAAACCTTGCACCCTTTTCTGGCGGCTGAGTTAGGCAAACGGTTTGATTTTGAGCGAGCTCTGCAGCAAGGGCTTCTGCCGCTTGTCTGGTTTGCCTCGCAGCCAGAGGAAACGCTCAAGGCGTATGCGGCGCTGTATCTGCGAGAGGAAGTTCAAATGGAGGGGCTCGTCCGGAATATCGGCCATTTTTCCCGCTTTCTGGAAGCCATCAGCTTTTCGCACGCCTCTGTTCTGAGCGTCAGCAACGTGGCCCGTGAATGCGAAGTGGAACGTAAAGTCGTGGAGGGATATGTCGGGATTCTGGAAGATCTTTTACTCGCTTTTCGTCTCCCGGTTTTTACCAAAAGGGCGAAACGGGAAATGTCGACGCACCCTAAGTTTTATTTTTTTGACGCAGGGGTCTTTCGGTCGCTTCGGCCTAAAGGACCCCTCGACTCGCCGCACGAGATTGACGGTCATGCCTTGGAGGGGTTGGTCGCTCAGCACTTGCGCTCATGGATCGCTTATAGACATGAAGACACCACCCTCTCGTTTTGGCGGACGCGCTCCGGCGCAGAGATTGATTTTGTTCTCTATGGCCCGCACGGGTTTTGGGGAATCGAGGTCAAAAATAGTTCACGGGTGCGTGATGAAGATCTTCGGGGGCTGAAAGCCTTTGGGGAGGAGTATCCGGAAGCCAAAACGCTTTTCCTGTATCGAGGCAAGGAACGTTTAAAGAAAGGAGCCATTCTCTGCGTTCCCTGCGAGGAGTTCCTTCGTCAGCTCAATCCACAAAAAACCTTGGACGGCGGGCTATAG
- a CDS encoding metal-dependent hydrolase: MRQLQRVTFIAGLCVIFSGTPTSPAFVPESSLRWLGHSAFQLTTRRGNVFLIDPWLANPQAPKNIQLDHVDGILLTHAHADHVGEAFDLAKKFNAPIIASNELTDIARMHGIKNVLPIDPSGSQCIADVTITAVPAVHSSGYMEGGTIIYGGAPLGFVIAEEGGRTFYDAGDTGVFSDMALISELYHPEIALLPVGGVYTMGPSEAAVATRMLAVRTIVPIHYGTFSALKGTPEQLATEMKRRGIPTSIVVMKPGQSMTLKELAAAR; this comes from the coding sequence ATGCGACAACTTCAACGCGTGACGTTTATCGCCGGACTCTGTGTCATTTTTTCGGGAACACCGACGAGCCCCGCCTTTGTTCCCGAGTCCTCTCTGCGGTGGCTAGGCCATTCGGCCTTTCAATTGACGACGCGGCGCGGGAATGTTTTTCTCATCGATCCCTGGTTGGCGAATCCTCAGGCGCCGAAAAATATCCAGCTGGACCATGTCGATGGGATTCTCCTGACCCATGCTCACGCCGATCATGTCGGAGAAGCGTTCGATCTGGCCAAGAAGTTCAACGCGCCGATTATCGCCTCCAACGAATTAACCGACATCGCCAGAATGCACGGCATAAAAAATGTTCTTCCGATTGATCCGTCGGGCAGCCAATGCATCGCCGACGTGACGATTACGGCTGTTCCGGCTGTTCATTCTTCCGGATACATGGAGGGGGGGACAATCATTTATGGCGGTGCGCCTCTTGGCTTTGTGATCGCCGAAGAGGGCGGCCGGACCTTTTATGATGCCGGAGACACCGGGGTCTTTTCAGACATGGCGCTCATCAGCGAGCTCTATCATCCGGAAATTGCGCTTCTGCCGGTGGGGGGAGTTTATACGATGGGGCCATCCGAAGCAGCCGTTGCCACGCGAATGCTCGCGGTCCGTACGATCGTGCCGATTCATTATGGGACTTTCTCCGCTCTCAAAGGAACACCCGAACAACTCGCCACGGAGATGAAACGCCGCGGAATCCCAACGAGCATCGTCGTCATGAAACCCGGCCAATCCATGACCCTGAAGGAGCTTGCGGCGGCCCGCTAG
- the rsmG gene encoding 16S rRNA (guanine(527)-N(7))-methyltransferase RsmG has product MSDSLLADISPSQLALLKKYSEAIEQSPSWFGMTAANERSRFWKRHVLDALAMVEALPPEWRGEHWKVADAGTGNGVPGLPIAIVIPKWDMHLIDSDNKKVGFLEQFSNSYSIKSISYISERLEVFCHTGSRETFNLVFARALSKLRSAIELTAPLVKVGGRLIVSHGTSWPEELEVAKKAMRALGVEFERTIQYGTDKNLVILVFSKKDSTPSQYPRRTGVPSKKPL; this is encoded by the coding sequence ATGAGCGACTCTCTGCTAGCGGATATTTCCCCGTCTCAACTTGCACTTTTGAAAAAATATTCAGAGGCCATTGAGCAATCGCCCTCTTGGTTTGGGATGACCGCGGCCAATGAGCGGTCGCGTTTTTGGAAGCGCCATGTACTGGACGCTTTGGCCATGGTGGAGGCATTGCCTCCTGAATGGAGGGGGGAACACTGGAAAGTCGCGGATGCGGGAACCGGGAATGGTGTTCCAGGGCTACCCATTGCGATAGTAATTCCGAAGTGGGACATGCATCTAATTGATTCAGATAACAAAAAAGTTGGATTTCTAGAGCAGTTCAGTAATTCGTATTCAATAAAATCAATTTCGTATATATCTGAAAGATTAGAAGTATTTTGCCATACGGGTTCACGGGAGACATTCAACCTCGTATTCGCACGTGCTCTCAGCAAACTGAGATCAGCAATTGAACTGACAGCACCTTTAGTGAAAGTGGGGGGGAGATTAATTGTTTCACATGGAACATCATGGCCGGAAGAACTGGAGGTGGCGAAAAAAGCCATGAGAGCTTTAGGAGTAGAATTTGAACGAACAATTCAATACGGAACTGATAAAAATTTGGTAATTCTCGTTTTTAGTAAGAAAGACAGCACGCCATCGCAATATCCAAGGCGAACCGGCGTTCCATCAAAGAAGCCTTTATGA
- a CDS encoding rhomboid family intramembrane serine protease, with protein sequence MIPLRDNAPSKKFPAINWLIILANAYCFYRELTAGSPSALKHIIDRWAVVPPLLFHHGEWYRLLTATFLHGGWLHIASNMLFLYIFGDAIEDKIGHLKYLFFYLFAGVVANFAQAFMTPSANIPMLGASGAIAGVLGAYFFFYPYARILTLIPILFFITIREVPAFIFLGIWFFLQTFNGAMALSTQLITNHSIGGIAWWAHAGGFMYGILLAPMLGSRTSKYR encoded by the coding sequence ATGATTCCTTTAAGGGATAATGCCCCATCCAAAAAATTCCCTGCCATTAACTGGCTCATCATCCTGGCTAATGCTTATTGTTTTTACCGTGAGCTTACGGCTGGAAGCCCTTCGGCGCTCAAGCATATAATTGATCGTTGGGCAGTTGTTCCTCCACTCCTTTTTCACCATGGTGAATGGTATAGGCTTTTGACGGCAACTTTTCTGCATGGGGGATGGCTACATATCGCTTCCAATATGCTGTTCCTGTATATTTTCGGGGATGCCATTGAGGATAAAATAGGACATTTGAAATATCTGTTCTTTTATCTGTTCGCCGGAGTTGTAGCGAATTTTGCTCAAGCCTTCATGACCCCTAGCGCAAATATCCCAATGCTTGGAGCTTCTGGAGCCATCGCCGGAGTTCTTGGAGCTTACTTCTTTTTCTATCCTTATGCGCGCATTCTCACATTGATACCGATTTTATTTTTTATTACAATTCGAGAGGTGCCTGCATTTATCTTCCTCGGAATTTGGTTTTTCCTCCAGACCTTTAATGGCGCGATGGCGCTTTCAACTCAACTTATAACGAATCACTCTATTGGGGGAATTGCCTGGTGGGCGCATGCGGGCGGGTTTATGTATGGGATACTGCTGGCCCCTATGTTAGGGAGCCGAACAAGTAAATATCGCTGA
- a CDS encoding AAA family ATPase — protein MKILAIANQKGGVAKTTTAVNLAAFLGHMGKQVLLIDLDPQANATSGLGIDRDKVEKSIYNVLIGQESLESIIIESPTSGVSVAVSTLGLVGAEVELVNTDRREFRLADAINQNASRNRYDLVIIDTPPSLGLLTLNAMTAADSVLIPMQCEYYALEGLAQLYKTIQLVRKKTNPSLAIEGLLFAMVDMRSNLTVQVMEEVKKFLKDKVYETVIPRNIRLAEAPGFGKPILSYDRSSKGADAYERLAKEFLARSAPAQVSEAPAPAESISQPQEVATP, from the coding sequence ATGAAGATCCTCGCAATCGCAAATCAAAAGGGTGGAGTCGCCAAGACAACGACAGCGGTTAACCTGGCTGCCTTCCTTGGACACATGGGGAAGCAAGTCCTTCTCATCGATTTGGATCCTCAGGCTAACGCAACGTCAGGCCTTGGCATCGATAGGGATAAGGTTGAGAAAAGTATTTACAACGTCCTCATCGGTCAGGAATCCTTGGAATCCATCATTATCGAATCACCTACTTCCGGAGTGTCTGTTGCCGTTTCGACACTCGGGCTTGTCGGGGCCGAAGTTGAGCTCGTAAACACAGACCGCCGTGAGTTCAGATTAGCGGATGCAATTAATCAGAACGCATCTAGAAATAGATATGATTTAGTAATTATTGATACGCCTCCGTCGCTTGGTTTGCTGACCTTAAATGCTATGACAGCGGCTGACAGCGTCCTGATCCCGATGCAATGCGAGTACTACGCGCTGGAGGGACTGGCCCAGCTTTACAAGACCATTCAGCTGGTCCGGAAGAAGACGAATCCATCTTTGGCCATCGAAGGGCTACTTTTTGCGATGGTCGACATGCGCTCGAATTTGACTGTGCAGGTCATGGAAGAGGTCAAGAAATTTCTGAAGGACAAAGTTTATGAGACGGTCATCCCGCGGAACATCCGCCTGGCTGAAGCGCCGGGATTCGGGAAACCGATTCTCTCCTATGACCGGTCGTCGAAAGGCGCCGATGCTTATGAACGCCTGGCCAAAGAGTTTTTGGCGCGAAGCGCCCCGGCGCAGGTTTCGGAGGCGCCGGCACCCGCAGAATCCATTTCTCAACCTCAGGAGGTCGCCACACCATGA
- a CDS encoding ParB/RepB/Spo0J family partition protein has translation MRSALGKGLDALISEDTAASVAAALPKPSGPVTIAIDRVRPNAKQPRHTFSSDSLNELSASIQERGVLQPILVAPLPDGSYEIIAGERRWRAAQKAGLSEIPVILRGGTETERFEMALIENIQREDLNPIELALGYRRLQEEFGLTQEAIAKAVGKDRAVVANTLRLLNLSDEIQQVLQEGKISAGHGRALVALEDIAARQELFQRIISEALPVRIVEQVVRVKKQTPASKQKRSSDETARPVEIRAIEEELQRLFGRKVHLHGDASHKGWIKLEFYSLDDFDALIALLRKTTS, from the coding sequence ATGAGATCCGCTCTCGGTAAAGGACTTGATGCGCTTATTTCCGAAGACACCGCCGCCAGCGTTGCCGCTGCGCTGCCCAAGCCCTCCGGGCCTGTCACGATCGCGATCGACAGAGTTCGTCCCAACGCGAAACAGCCGAGGCACACTTTTTCGTCGGACTCTTTGAACGAACTGAGCGCTTCCATTCAAGAGCGCGGCGTCCTTCAGCCCATCCTGGTGGCGCCGCTTCCGGATGGGAGTTATGAAATCATTGCCGGCGAGCGCCGCTGGCGAGCGGCTCAGAAGGCGGGACTGTCCGAAATCCCGGTGATTCTTCGAGGGGGAACGGAAACCGAGCGCTTTGAGATGGCTTTGATTGAAAATATCCAGCGCGAAGACCTCAACCCCATTGAACTGGCTTTAGGCTACCGGCGGCTGCAGGAAGAGTTCGGATTAACGCAGGAAGCCATCGCCAAAGCCGTGGGCAAAGACCGCGCGGTGGTGGCCAACACGCTTCGGCTTCTGAATCTTTCCGACGAAATTCAGCAGGTGCTTCAGGAGGGGAAAATCTCGGCCGGGCACGGCCGCGCGTTGGTCGCTCTGGAGGATATCGCGGCCCGTCAGGAACTTTTTCAGCGCATCATTTCAGAGGCGCTTCCGGTGCGCATCGTCGAGCAGGTGGTTCGCGTCAAAAAGCAAACACCCGCCTCCAAACAGAAACGGTCATCCGATGAGACGGCCAGACCTGTGGAAATCCGCGCGATTGAAGAAGAGCTTCAGCGCCTCTTCGGCCGCAAAGTGCATCTCCATGGGGATGCTTCTCATAAGGGATGGATTAAGTTAGAATTTTATTCACTCGATGATTTTGACGCGCTCATCGCCCTGCTTCGGAAAACGACCTCTTAA
- a CDS encoding BrnA antitoxin family protein codes for MRQSKRKKIDFSDIPEWTAEDFKRARRSSPQDRARFKTAYIRTFGHPPPRRGPLHKAPAERYVPTFIKLHPGALAWARAEAKRRGIGYQTVINETLLRQAA; via the coding sequence ATGCGGCAGTCCAAAAGGAAAAAGATTGATTTTAGCGACATCCCGGAATGGACGGCGGAAGATTTTAAGCGCGCCCGGCGTTCGTCGCCGCAAGACCGCGCCCGCTTCAAAACAGCGTATATTCGAACGTTCGGGCACCCCCCGCCCAGACGCGGGCCCCTGCACAAGGCTCCTGCGGAGCGGTACGTGCCGACATTCATCAAACTACATCCGGGTGCTCTGGCTTGGGCTCGGGCTGAAGCGAAACGGCGAGGCATCGGCTATCAGACCGTCATCAACGAGACGCTGCTGAGGCAGGCGGCATAA
- a CDS encoding BrnT family toxin, whose amino-acid sequence MRFEWDDAKAALNLAKHNVSFREAAVVFGDPRALYREDQAHSKEERRRHVMGRSERGILAVAYTLRGDNIRLISVRFASRQERRLYAAVQKEKD is encoded by the coding sequence ATGCGGTTTGAGTGGGATGACGCCAAGGCGGCGTTGAATCTCGCCAAACACAATGTTTCTTTTCGGGAGGCGGCCGTTGTCTTCGGAGATCCCCGGGCTCTTTATCGGGAAGATCAGGCGCATTCCAAAGAGGAGCGCCGCCGGCACGTGATGGGACGCTCCGAACGCGGCATTCTGGCAGTCGCCTACACTCTGCGAGGGGACAACATCCGTTTGATCAGCGTACGTTTTGCCAGTCGCCAGGAAAGGAGATTGTATGCGGCAGTCCAAAAGGAAAAAGATTGA
- a CDS encoding FecR domain-containing protein, producing MKRIFSFGVAFVLSAAWCQADEFPDIQQIFKTFREQQAFEHRAAEHDTEALQAHLDQIHDLRSTLTLPKDRTTDKGLAETLAKDKEALSRTKERLRLSERAIQGDFLGIPYEMSGLVEKQTGSRWSPISKTTPVLPGEVLRTGPDGRVLLIFEDGGHILMVPNSSFQLKKQSASETTYELIFGSIHVDHRPSAVKNVLRLVEYHTTSAIAIVRGTTFNLSLDEANRTHLVLGSGKIDLSAMATDKKDLSKRGWSRDIPLDTRPLIYGKWVRLALVEGEVFILRPDGIARKAVIGAELAPNERLATGDNGMAWGFMRGDYRVVLEPNSRLSNSKKGNRLSIQLQKGTFHVTTLTQPEEAEARPAFETPTNTCRVSTAEFGVTIDAESGRTDWVPYEGTLEITSH from the coding sequence ATGAAGCGCATTTTTTCCTTCGGGGTTGCTTTCGTTCTCAGCGCGGCGTGGTGCCAAGCGGATGAATTTCCGGATATCCAGCAGATTTTCAAGACCTTTCGAGAACAACAAGCGTTCGAACACCGTGCGGCCGAACACGATACAGAAGCTCTGCAGGCTCACCTGGATCAGATCCATGATTTGCGCTCAACGTTAACCCTGCCGAAAGACCGGACCACCGACAAAGGCCTGGCGGAGACTCTGGCCAAGGACAAGGAAGCGCTTTCCAGAACCAAAGAACGCCTGCGCCTCTCCGAGCGCGCCATTCAGGGAGACTTTCTCGGAATTCCTTACGAAATGAGCGGCCTGGTCGAGAAACAAACCGGTTCCCGCTGGAGCCCGATCAGCAAAACCACCCCGGTGCTCCCCGGAGAAGTGCTACGGACCGGGCCGGACGGGCGCGTTCTGCTGATTTTCGAGGATGGCGGCCATATTTTGATGGTTCCGAACAGTTCCTTTCAACTCAAGAAACAAAGCGCTTCGGAAACCACGTACGAGTTAATCTTCGGCAGTATCCATGTGGACCATCGTCCGAGCGCGGTCAAGAATGTTCTTCGACTGGTGGAATACCATACCACATCGGCCATCGCGATCGTGCGCGGGACAACATTTAATTTATCGCTCGACGAAGCCAATCGAACGCATCTGGTACTGGGCTCCGGGAAAATCGATCTCTCCGCCATGGCAACAGACAAGAAAGACCTGAGCAAACGCGGGTGGTCGCGGGATATCCCCCTCGATACCCGTCCGCTGATCTACGGGAAATGGGTCCGGCTGGCGTTGGTGGAAGGAGAGGTATTCATCCTCAGACCCGACGGGATCGCCCGGAAGGCGGTGATCGGCGCGGAACTCGCGCCCAATGAGCGCCTGGCAACAGGGGATAACGGCATGGCCTGGGGATTTATGCGCGGGGATTATCGGGTGGTGCTGGAACCGAACAGCCGACTGTCAAATTCCAAAAAAGGAAACCGGCTTTCCATTCAACTTCAAAAAGGCACCTTTCACGTCACGACCCTGACGCAACCGGAAGAGGCGGAAGCCCGCCCGGCGTTTGAAACCCCAACCAACACTTGCCGCGTGAGCACCGCGGAGTTTGGTGTCACTATTGACGCGGAAAGCGGCCGGACGGATTGGGTCCCCTACGAAGGCACGCTCGAGATTACCTCCCACTAA
- a CDS encoding helix-turn-helix transcriptional regulator produces MSQRVKEERLRAGLTLERLAEASDISPSFLAYIEKGRKKPSLQTLWKISQALDLSLGRLLDLPSKTPAPARSASKQFDFLLRDKSTPQKKKLLRALHTLLKHSG; encoded by the coding sequence GTGAGCCAGCGGGTGAAGGAGGAGCGGCTCCGCGCCGGGTTGACCCTTGAGCGGTTGGCCGAGGCATCGGACATTTCTCCATCTTTTTTGGCTTACATTGAGAAAGGCCGAAAAAAACCAAGCCTGCAAACTTTATGGAAGATTTCCCAGGCCCTTGATCTGTCTTTGGGGCGGTTGCTCGATTTGCCGTCGAAAACACCCGCCCCGGCCCGCTCCGCCTCCAAACAATTTGATTTTCTTCTGCGCGACAAATCCACCCCGCAGAAAAAAAAGCTCCTCCGCGCGCTGCATACCCTACTGAAGCATTCCGGCTAG
- a CDS encoding Flp family type IVb pilin encodes MSRLKSNRGQGLVEYVLVLVLMALLAIGSLKFLGQKTHNAFAQAGQALNTQMDYSKSMAQEKGEVGD; translated from the coding sequence ATGTCGCGTTTAAAGAGTAATAGAGGGCAGGGATTGGTGGAATACGTGCTGGTTCTCGTTCTGATGGCGTTGTTAGCCATTGGGTCGCTGAAGTTTCTGGGGCAGAAAACGCACAACGCCTTTGCTCAAGCCGGTCAAGCACTGAATACCCAGATGGATTACAGCAAAAGCATGGCGCAGGAAAAAGGAGAAGTCGGTGACTAA
- a CDS encoding type II and III secretion system protein, which yields MTNRPRRRVLRWASMVVWLIVQGKITFARQEAIAQAASKPLIQIGVEVVEVDEQKTHKLGIQWLSQLHVEEASVPSLLSVGTLTRGKVFADLQMMFEHGTADLLANPKLVTRDGTTATFHSGGELPYAVSGSLGTSTVEFKPYGVDLKIAPHLDESGRIALSIHAEVSSPDNQNSVTLSGNVVPGIRSRQVSSQITLEQGATLTLAGLIQTDKESTRKGIPGLMHIPLLGYLFSCKVDTYRRTSIVVFVTPTVLQEGQFHTAPVAPLPVEAGEAGNL from the coding sequence GTGACTAATCGTCCACGACGCCGGGTTCTGCGGTGGGCATCGATGGTCGTATGGCTGATCGTACAGGGCAAGATCACCTTCGCGCGTCAAGAGGCCATTGCTCAGGCGGCTTCGAAACCCTTGATTCAAATAGGGGTTGAGGTGGTGGAAGTCGATGAGCAAAAAACCCATAAGCTGGGGATCCAATGGTTGAGTCAGCTGCATGTTGAAGAGGCGAGCGTGCCGAGCCTGTTATCGGTCGGCACGCTCACGCGAGGCAAGGTATTTGCTGATTTACAGATGATGTTTGAGCACGGCACAGCTGATTTGCTGGCCAATCCAAAGCTCGTCACGCGTGACGGTACCACCGCCACATTCCATTCAGGAGGCGAACTGCCTTATGCTGTTTCTGGATCGCTGGGAACTTCTACTGTGGAATTCAAACCCTACGGGGTTGATTTAAAGATTGCTCCGCATCTGGACGAAAGTGGCCGGATCGCTTTGTCCATTCATGCCGAGGTCAGCAGCCCGGACAATCAAAACAGCGTGACCTTATCAGGAAATGTCGTTCCGGGGATCCGCTCCCGGCAGGTGTCTTCGCAGATCACGCTGGAGCAAGGGGCAACCTTGACTTTGGCCGGGCTGATCCAGACGGATAAGGAATCGACCCGAAAAGGGATTCCGGGCCTCATGCATATCCCGCTTTTGGGATACCTCTTCAGCTGCAAGGTGGATACCTATCGGCGCACGTCGATTGTGGTGTTTGTCACGCCTACCGTTCTGCAAGAGGGTCAATTTCACACCGCTCCCGTGGCTCCGTTGCCGGTGGAGGCGGGGGAAGCAGGAAATTTATGA